The bacterium genome window below encodes:
- a CDS encoding molybdenum cofactor guanylyltransferase yields the protein MTGIILCGGKGSRLGYKNKPLLKIGERTLIERVISRLKEVCLEEIICVNETNFPPPLFTNYPSVITIQDIIPQKGPLVGLYTGLCVSKNFYNFVVASDMPFISVNLIKYMKEQTDDADIIIPKTKNGIESLHAIYSKNCLDVLRQKIDNEKEKLAISSIFSELKVKYILEEEILKFSIPEIAFFNINTKEDLLKAKRLANEFEK from the coding sequence ATGACTGGTATTATTTTATGTGGTGGCAAAGGTAGTCGATTAGGGTATAAAAATAAACCTTTACTCAAAATAGGTGAAAGGACTCTTATTGAACGAGTTATTTCTAGATTAAAAGAAGTTTGTCTGGAAGAAATTATCTGCGTCAATGAAACTAATTTTCCCCCGCCATTGTTCACTAACTACCCTTCAGTGATTACTATTCAAGATATAATTCCTCAAAAAGGACCTTTAGTTGGGCTTTACACCGGACTTTGTGTATCTAAGAATTTTTATAATTTTGTGGTTGCGAGCGATATGCCTTTTATTAGTGTTAATTTAATTAAATATATGAAAGAACAGACAGACGATGCCGATATTATTATTCCTAAGACAAAAAATGGCATTGAATCCCTTCATGCCATTTATTCTAAAAACTGTTTAGATGTCCTCAGACAAAAAATAGATAATGAAAAAGAAAAACTTGCCATTTCGTCTATTTTTAGTGAACTAAAGGTAAAATATATCCTCGAAGAAGAAATCCTTAAATTCTCCATCCCGGAGATTGCCTTTTTTAATATTAATACTAAAGAAGACCTATTAAAGGCGAAAAGATTAGCTAATGAATTCGAAAAATAA